From one Gemmatimonadales bacterium genomic stretch:
- a CDS encoding cysteine desulfurase family protein: MSHAPVYLDHAATTPVRPEVLEAMLPYLTDQTFGNPSSAHRFGRAARAGLEQARREVAQAVDAEPNQVIFTSGGTEADNLGIVGAALAARDRGGAMCAVVSAIEHKAILAAAHAVCHLGGREVILAVDSDGIVDLAALDRALADGPAVVSIMWVNNEIGVVQPVQEIAARCQAAKAYFHTDAVQAFGKLPVSVRELPCTLLTLSGHKIGAPKGIGALVVRDRKAVEAIIHGGGQQYGIRPGTENVAGAVALGRATALAREEQAEESARLRLLRDDLAGRLKARLTDLVVNGEMTGRAPHILNVSVAGADSEALLMHLDLAGVAASSGSACSTGAVEPSHVLTAMGVPRELALGAIRFSFGRESTAADVERVVEVMPDVVAKVRRLAGVLGRV, translated from the coding sequence ATGTCACACGCCCCCGTGTATCTCGACCACGCCGCCACCACACCGGTCCGTCCGGAGGTGCTGGAGGCGATGCTGCCATACCTGACCGATCAAACCTTCGGGAACCCGTCCAGCGCCCACCGGTTCGGCCGCGCCGCGCGGGCCGGTCTGGAGCAAGCGCGGCGGGAGGTCGCCCAGGCCGTGGACGCCGAGCCCAACCAGGTCATCTTCACCTCGGGCGGGACCGAGGCGGACAACCTGGGGATCGTGGGGGCCGCCCTGGCCGCGCGCGACCGCGGCGGCGCCATGTGCGCCGTGGTGAGCGCCATCGAGCACAAGGCCATCCTCGCCGCCGCCCACGCCGTCTGTCACCTGGGCGGCCGCGAAGTGATCCTGGCGGTCGACTCCGACGGAATCGTGGATCTGGCGGCGCTGGATCGGGCGCTGGCGGACGGTCCGGCCGTGGTGTCGATCATGTGGGTCAACAACGAGATCGGGGTGGTGCAACCGGTACAGGAGATCGCGGCCCGGTGCCAGGCGGCCAAGGCCTACTTTCATACCGACGCGGTACAGGCGTTCGGCAAGCTGCCGGTGTCGGTGCGGGAGCTGCCGTGTACCCTGCTCACCCTGTCCGGGCACAAGATCGGGGCGCCCAAGGGGATCGGCGCCCTCGTAGTGCGCGACCGAAAAGCGGTCGAGGCGATCATTCACGGCGGCGGTCAGCAGTACGGGATCCGGCCGGGCACCGAGAACGTGGCCGGCGCCGTCGCCCTGGGGCGCGCCACTGCCCTGGCCCGGGAGGAGCAGGCCGAGGAGAGCGCGCGGTTGCGGCTGCTTCGGGATGATCTGGCGGGCCGGCTCAAGGCCCGGCTGACCGACCTGGTGGTGAACGGGGAGATGACCGGGCGCGCGCCCCACATCCTCAATGTCTCCGTCGCGGGAGCGGACAGCGAAGCGCTGCTCATGCACCTCGATCTCGCCGGGGTGGCCGCGTCGAGCGGATCGGCCTGTTCAACCGGGGCGGTGGAGCCTTCCCACGTCCTCACGGCCATGGGTGTGCCGCGGGAGCTGGCGCTCGGAGCCATCCGCTTCAGCTTTGGCCGGGAGTCGACGGCGGCCGACGTCGAGCGGGTCGTCGAGGTCATGCCCGATGTGGTCGCCAAGGTTCGCCGGCTCGCGGGAGTGCTGGGCCGTGTCTGA
- the mnmA gene encoding tRNA 2-thiouridine(34) synthase MnmA, whose amino-acid sequence MSERVLVAMSGGVDSSVAAARLVEQGYDVVGATMKLFCYGDSVPDRPCCSLDSINDARDVAHALGVPHYVLNLEDRFDLHVIQNFVSEYSRGRTPIPCVRCNSFTKFRDLLAHADALDCAYLATGHYAVAREGALYRGRDPRKDQSYFLWGIDRAVVARMLTPVGELSKAETREYARRLGLTTAEKPESVEICFVPDDDYAAVLERELPADAPALAPGPLVTTAGEIVGQHRGYARYTIGQRKGLPGGFGAPRYVVAIRPERREVVVGTADELAGHQVRLEELNWLADELDPGDACEIQLRYRARPVPATVLERGAESLELALAIPVRAITPGQSGVLYQTDGRVLGGGVIG is encoded by the coding sequence GTGTCTGAGCGGGTACTGGTGGCGATGTCGGGCGGGGTGGACAGCTCGGTGGCGGCCGCGCGCCTGGTGGAACAGGGGTACGACGTGGTCGGCGCCACCATGAAGCTCTTCTGCTACGGCGACTCGGTGCCGGACCGCCCCTGCTGCTCGCTCGATTCCATCAACGACGCGCGGGACGTGGCCCATGCCCTGGGTGTGCCGCACTACGTGCTCAATCTGGAGGACCGGTTCGATCTGCACGTGATTCAGAACTTCGTGAGCGAGTACAGCCGCGGACGCACCCCGATCCCCTGTGTCCGGTGCAACTCCTTCACCAAGTTCCGCGACCTGCTGGCGCACGCGGATGCGCTCGACTGCGCCTACCTCGCCACCGGCCACTACGCCGTGGCCCGAGAGGGCGCGCTCTACCGCGGCCGCGACCCCCGGAAGGACCAGAGCTATTTCCTCTGGGGCATCGACCGGGCGGTGGTCGCGCGGATGCTGACGCCGGTGGGCGAGCTATCCAAGGCGGAGACCCGCGAGTACGCCCGCCGCCTGGGCCTCACCACGGCGGAGAAGCCGGAGTCGGTGGAGATCTGCTTCGTCCCCGATGACGACTACGCCGCCGTGCTCGAGCGCGAGCTCCCGGCCGATGCCCCCGCGCTCGCGCCCGGCCCCCTGGTGACCACTGCGGGCGAAATCGTGGGCCAGCACCGCGGGTACGCCCGCTATACCATCGGCCAGCGGAAGGGCCTGCCCGGGGGATTCGGCGCACCGCGGTACGTGGTGGCCATCCGGCCGGAACGCCGCGAGGTGGTGGTGGGCACCGCGGATGAGCTGGCCGGCCACCAGGTGCGGCTGGAGGAGCTCAACTGGCTGGCGGACGAGCTCGACCCGGGCGACGCCTGCGAAATCCAGCTCCGCTATCGGGCCCGCCCGGTCCCGGCCACCGTGCTCGAGCGGGGCGCGGAGTCGCTCGAGCTCGCGCTGGCCATTCCGGTCCGGGCGATCACTCCGGGCCAATCGGGGGTGCTCTACCAGACCGATGGCCGCGTGCTCGGCGGCGGCGTCATCGGCTAG
- a CDS encoding phage holin family protein encodes MRSLLLHWVFNAAALWVAAYFISGLDFSGGPVRLFLVAAVFGAVNSLLRPLLTVLTCPLIILTLGLFTLVINAVLLLVTGWLSERWDLGFTVAGFWPAFWGGLVVGIVSFLLSTLVRPAPEER; translated from the coding sequence ATGCGATCCCTGCTGCTGCACTGGGTCTTCAACGCCGCCGCGCTCTGGGTGGCGGCGTACTTCATCTCGGGCCTCGACTTCTCCGGCGGCCCGGTTCGTCTGTTCCTGGTGGCGGCGGTGTTCGGGGCGGTGAACAGCCTGCTGCGGCCGTTGCTCACGGTCCTCACCTGCCCGCTGATTATCCTGACGCTGGGCCTCTTCACGCTGGTGATCAACGCCGTACTGCTGCTGGTGACCGGCTGGCTCTCCGAACGCTGGGACCTGGGATTCACTGTCGCCGGATTCTGGCCGGCGTTCTGGGGTGGGCTGGTGGTGGGAATCGTGAGTTTCCTGCTCTCGACCCTGGTCCGTCCCGCCCCCGAAGAGCGCTAA